In Devosia sp. XK-2, one DNA window encodes the following:
- a CDS encoding helix-turn-helix domain-containing protein — translation MSMSSNVPDAGSDLLVVRPSKWTLVVIVQLRDGTMRFNELRRNMGGVPQKSLSVTLRELERDGFITRTAYATIPPRVEYDLTDLGRELLGLADDFHRFAQRNRQAVEEARRLFDAMDARASS, via the coding sequence ATGTCCATGTCGTCAAACGTCCCCGATGCCGGTTCCGACCTCTTGGTTGTCCGGCCGAGCAAATGGACGCTCGTGGTGATCGTGCAATTGCGGGACGGGACGATGCGGTTCAACGAATTGCGCCGCAATATGGGCGGCGTACCGCAAAAATCACTGAGCGTGACCCTGCGCGAGCTCGAGCGGGACGGATTCATCACCCGCACCGCCTATGCGACCATTCCGCCGCGGGTGGAATATGACCTGACCGATCTGGGGCGTGAGCTTCTGGGCCTGGCGGATGATTTTCATCGCTTTGCCCAGCGCAACCGGCAGGCAGTGGAAGAGGCCCGGCGCCTGTTCG
- the trmB gene encoding tRNA (guanosine(46)-N7)-methyltransferase TrmB, translating into MGKPMKPETRTLPQTRTGEPRAFFGRRSGKKLHGGQKAQVAEILPRFEIRLEDRLDPKTLFPDAKRIVIEIGYGGGEHLARKAQEEPQTGFIGCEVFTGGIGKMVQAIEARSLENVRLYTDDALKLLMALPDASVDEVFLLYPDPWPKTRHHKRRFVSPTTLTQLARVIRPGGVFNFATDIEDYANWTLAHILREPLFAFAPQGPGHWHQPYAGWQPTRYEQKARREGRMLSFYFSFPRVAV; encoded by the coding sequence ATGGGCAAGCCCATGAAGCCCGAGACCAGAACCCTGCCCCAGACCCGAACCGGCGAACCGCGCGCCTTTTTTGGCCGTCGCTCGGGCAAGAAGCTCCATGGCGGACAAAAGGCGCAAGTGGCCGAAATATTGCCGCGCTTTGAAATCCGGCTCGAAGACAGGCTCGATCCCAAAACCCTGTTTCCAGATGCCAAAAGGATCGTCATCGAGATCGGCTATGGCGGGGGCGAGCATCTGGCCCGAAAGGCCCAAGAAGAACCCCAAACCGGTTTCATCGGCTGCGAGGTTTTTACCGGCGGCATCGGCAAGATGGTGCAGGCCATCGAGGCGCGTAGCCTCGAAAATGTCCGGCTCTATACCGACGATGCGCTCAAGCTGCTCATGGCCCTGCCGGACGCTTCGGTGGACGAAGTTTTTCTGCTCTATCCCGATCCCTGGCCCAAGACCCGGCATCACAAGCGGCGCTTTGTTTCGCCCACCACGCTCACGCAGTTGGCGCGCGTGATCCGGCCCGGTGGTGTCTTCAATTTCGCCACCGATATCGAGGATTACGCCAATTGGACCCTGGCCCATATCCTGCGCGAGCCGCTCTTTGCCTTTGCGCCCCAGGGTCCAGGACATTGGCATCAGCCCTATGCCGGCTGGCAGCCCACCCGCTATGAGCAGAAGGCCCGCCGCGAGGGGCGCATGCTCAGCTTCTACTTCAGCTTTCCGCGCGTGGCGGTGTAA